A region of Flavobacterium indicum GPTSA100-9 = DSM 17447 DNA encodes the following proteins:
- a CDS encoding replication-associated recombination protein A, whose translation MNIPLAERIRPKNLQEYISQTHLVGENGSLTQQIARGVIPSLILWGPPGTGKTTLAQIMAQESNRPFYELSAINSGVKDIREVLDKAKNSGGMFTTKNPILFIDEIHRFSKSQQDSLLAAVEKGWITLIGATTENPSFEVIPALLSRCQVYILNAFTKEDLEAILHRAIATDEILKTKHIDLQETEALLRLSGGDGRKLLNVFELIINASETDNIVITNEKVMQLVQKNTVLYDKTGEQHYDIVSAFIKSIRGSDPNGAVYWLARMIEGGEDVKFIARRMLILASEDIGNANPTALIMANNTFQAVTTIGYPESRIILSQCAIYLATSAKSNASYMAIGKAQQVVKQTGDLPVPLHLRNAPTKLMKELGYGEEYKYAHDYPNNFANQEFLPEDISETKFFEPGENAREKELRQFLKNRWKDKYNY comes from the coding sequence ATGAATATCCCATTAGCAGAACGCATTCGTCCCAAAAACTTACAAGAATACATCAGTCAAACCCATTTGGTAGGTGAAAACGGTTCTTTAACGCAACAAATTGCCCGTGGTGTTATTCCTAGTTTAATACTTTGGGGACCTCCAGGCACTGGAAAAACGACTTTAGCTCAAATTATGGCTCAAGAAAGTAATCGTCCTTTCTATGAATTAAGTGCTATTAACAGTGGAGTAAAAGACATTCGTGAAGTTTTAGATAAAGCAAAAAATAGTGGTGGAATGTTCACTACAAAAAATCCCATTTTATTTATTGATGAAATTCACCGTTTTAGCAAATCACAACAAGATTCCTTATTAGCAGCAGTTGAAAAAGGCTGGATTACCTTAATTGGCGCTACTACTGAAAATCCGAGTTTTGAAGTCATACCCGCTTTATTGTCAAGATGTCAGGTTTATATTTTAAATGCGTTTACTAAAGAAGATTTAGAAGCTATTTTACATAGAGCAATTGCAACCGATGAAATTCTTAAAACTAAACATATCGACCTTCAAGAAACAGAAGCTTTACTTCGATTGTCGGGTGGAGATGGAAGAAAGTTGTTGAATGTTTTTGAATTAATTATAAATGCATCTGAAACGGACAATATTGTTATTACTAATGAAAAAGTAATGCAATTGGTTCAAAAAAACACGGTGTTATATGACAAAACTGGAGAACAACATTATGATATTGTTTCCGCTTTTATAAAATCTATTCGAGGTAGTGATCCAAACGGCGCGGTTTATTGGTTGGCTCGGATGATTGAAGGTGGTGAAGACGTAAAATTTATTGCCCGACGCATGTTAATATTAGCGAGTGAAGATATTGGAAATGCCAATCCAACTGCTTTGATTATGGCTAACAACACCTTTCAGGCAGTTACTACTATTGGTTATCCAGAGAGTAGAATAATCTTAAGCCAATGCGCCATTTACTTAGCCACTTCTGCTAAAAGCAATGCCAGCTATATGGCAATTGGTAAAGCACAACAAGTTGTAAAACAAACAGGAGATTTACCTGTTCCTTTACATTTGCGAAACGCGCCAACAAAATTAATGAAAGAATTGGGTTATGGTGAAGAGTATAAATACGCACATGATTACCCTAACAATTTTGCCAATCAAGAATTTCTTCCAGAAGATATAAGTGAAACTAAATTTTTTGAACCTGGGGAAAATGCTCGTGAAAAGGAATTGCGTCAGTTTTTAAAAAACCGTTGGAAAGATAAATACAACTATTAA
- a CDS encoding rhomboid family intramembrane serine protease has protein sequence MHTHSSIDKNFYFSPSVISIPLALVLFMWIGFYVDFKWYPQLYEFGILPKTIKGLRGIPFHVFIHGDFKHLLNNTFPAFFLIMALRYFYRKQFWNVLLLGILFSGLGTWLLGRNSYHIGASGLIYCLVSFMFFKGIMTKYFRLVALSLTIVILYGGILWFMFPSEHVAKEGISWEAHFAGFVVGVLFSIMFKTPQFEKPIYYDWEHPDFDPSQAPFFKQFDAKGNFINPPKPEIVEEPKPEVEGYFTSSIRVIYEFLGGKN, from the coding sequence ATGCACACACATTCATCTATAGATAAAAATTTTTATTTTTCACCATCAGTGATAAGTATTCCATTGGCTTTAGTATTGTTCATGTGGATTGGTTTTTATGTTGATTTCAAATGGTATCCACAGTTATATGAATTCGGAATTTTACCTAAAACAATAAAAGGATTGCGAGGGATACCTTTTCATGTTTTTATTCACGGTGATTTCAAACATTTACTCAACAATACGTTTCCCGCTTTTTTCTTAATTATGGCGTTGCGTTATTTCTATCGTAAGCAATTTTGGAATGTATTGTTACTCGGGATTTTGTTTTCTGGACTAGGAACGTGGTTATTGGGTAGAAACAGTTACCATATTGGTGCAAGTGGATTGATTTATTGTTTGGTAAGTTTTATGTTTTTTAAAGGAATTATGACCAAATATTTCCGTCTGGTAGCTTTATCGCTTACCATTGTTATTTTATATGGCGGAATTTTGTGGTTTATGTTTCCAAGTGAACACGTTGCAAAAGAAGGAATTTCATGGGAAGCGCACTTTGCCGGTTTTGTAGTTGGTGTTTTGTTTAGTATTATGTTTAAAACACCACAATTTGAAAAACCAATATATTACGATTGGGAACATCCCGATTTCGACCCAAGTCAGGCGCCCTTTTTTAAACAATTTGATGCAAAAGGAAATTTCATTAATCCGCCAAAACCAGAAATTGTTGAAGAACCTAAACCCGAAGTTGAAGGATATTTCACATCATCCATTCGTGTGATTTATGAATTTTTGGGCGGGAAAAATTGA
- the rlmB gene encoding 23S rRNA (guanosine(2251)-2'-O)-methyltransferase RlmB codes for MKNDNQIFGIRAIIEAIQSGTVIDKVFIHKEAQGELMRELNKVIKAKNINYSYVPVEKLNRMTSMNHQGAVATISPIGFIDLEELIESTLAKKENPLFLILDQLSDARNFGAIIRTAECTGVDGIIIQKQGSAPVNGDTVKTSAGAVFNVPICKVDHIKDAIFHLQGSGIKTVAATEKTDNNIYDIDFSAPVAIIMGNEERGVNPSVLKIVDEKAKLPMYGTIESLNVSVACGAFLYEAVRQRL; via the coding sequence ATGAAGAACGACAATCAAATATTCGGAATTAGAGCCATAATTGAAGCTATTCAATCAGGAACAGTTATTGACAAAGTATTTATTCACAAAGAAGCACAAGGCGAATTGATGCGTGAATTAAACAAAGTGATTAAAGCTAAAAACATTAATTACAGTTATGTTCCGGTTGAAAAATTAAACCGAATGACTTCTATGAATCACCAAGGAGCAGTGGCTACTATCTCACCGATTGGTTTCATTGACTTAGAAGAATTGATTGAATCGACTTTGGCTAAAAAAGAAAATCCGTTGTTTTTAATTTTAGATCAATTGTCGGATGCTCGTAATTTTGGTGCGATAATTAGAACAGCAGAATGTACGGGGGTTGATGGCATCATCATTCAAAAACAAGGAAGTGCGCCAGTAAATGGCGATACGGTAAAAACTTCGGCTGGAGCCGTGTTTAATGTTCCTATTTGTAAAGTAGATCATATTAAAGACGCTATTTTTCATTTACAAGGCAGTGGAATTAAAACGGTTGCTGCTACTGAAAAAACAGACAACAACATTTATGACATTGACTTTTCTGCACCGGTTGCCATTATTATGGGAAATGAAGAACGAGGTGTGAATCCGTCTGTATTAAAGATTGTTGACGAAAAAGCCAAACTACCTATGTATGGAACCATAGAATCATTAAATGTTTCAGTGGCTTGCGGGGCTTTTTTATATGAAGCGGTAAGACAAAGGTTGTAG
- a CDS encoding BamA/TamA family outer membrane protein has product MNWKGFIFLFITSISWSQNFYLKVEGSSLTETKVLDSIGYTKKHSNVQSIIDENKSLGNKITQAGFLASQLVKNEKTNDSTFVFYYTLGTKTQNLMIKTDLLSEDIKSILGISENKTVLISETESFLNTQLAILERKGYALAKLHLENFTQVNQQLQAFLIVDLNSVRKINSLVFKGYDNFPKGVKKVYERKYKQKPFNQELVKNINRDFNTLPFVNQTKYPEVLLTKDSTQIYVYLEKRKNNSFDGFIGFGTNEEKQKLQFNGYLDLNLFNNLNSGERFNLYWKNDGNKQSTFNVNLDLAYVFKSPLALKGNLKIFKQDTIFQNSSFDFDLGYMIRYNTKIFLGIKDNTSEAIQKISAALIKDLKSTFYTTTFEHRRTNYENDLFPEQFYIATKFGLGNRTTGGEKANQFFGQIQALQLLPLNPKNYIHLKSDVYYLQSPDYYTNELYRFGGIQSIRGFNENSLQGNIFGGLFAEYRYVVASNLYLHTITDFGYFQDKANTTSSNLYGLGFGIGLLNKGGIFNLVYANGSSSGQAIKLSNSIVQVSFKTTF; this is encoded by the coding sequence ATGAATTGGAAAGGGTTTATTTTTCTTTTTATTACTTCAATTAGTTGGAGTCAAAACTTTTATCTAAAAGTAGAAGGTTCTTCCTTAACTGAAACAAAAGTTTTAGACAGCATTGGCTATACTAAAAAGCACAGCAATGTTCAATCCATTATAGACGAAAATAAATCTTTAGGAAACAAAATAACTCAAGCTGGATTTTTAGCCTCGCAATTAGTAAAAAACGAAAAAACAAACGATTCAACATTTGTGTTTTACTATACCCTTGGAACGAAAACTCAAAATCTAATGATCAAAACCGATTTACTTTCTGAAGATATAAAATCTATTCTAGGAATAAGTGAAAATAAAACAGTTCTTATTTCAGAAACCGAATCGTTTTTAAACACACAATTGGCTATTTTGGAACGAAAAGGTTACGCCTTAGCTAAATTGCATTTAGAAAACTTTACTCAAGTAAACCAACAACTTCAGGCTTTTTTAATTGTTGATTTAAACAGTGTTCGAAAAATCAATTCGCTTGTTTTTAAAGGTTATGATAATTTCCCGAAAGGGGTAAAAAAAGTATACGAACGTAAATACAAACAAAAACCTTTTAATCAGGAATTGGTCAAAAACATCAATCGCGATTTCAATACTTTGCCATTTGTGAATCAAACGAAATATCCGGAAGTATTATTAACTAAAGATTCCACACAGATATATGTGTACCTAGAAAAAAGAAAAAACAACAGTTTTGATGGATTTATCGGTTTTGGAACTAATGAAGAAAAACAGAAACTCCAATTCAACGGCTATTTAGACTTGAATTTGTTTAACAATTTAAATTCGGGCGAACGCTTTAATTTATATTGGAAAAACGACGGCAACAAACAAAGCACCTTTAATGTCAATTTAGATTTGGCTTATGTTTTTAAATCACCTTTAGCTTTGAAAGGTAATTTAAAAATCTTTAAACAAGACACCATTTTTCAAAACAGCAGTTTCGATTTTGACTTAGGATATATGATTCGATACAACACAAAAATCTTTTTAGGAATTAAAGACAATACTTCAGAAGCCATTCAAAAAATTTCTGCTGCCTTAATAAAAGATTTAAAATCGACGTTTTATACCACAACTTTTGAACACCGAAGAACCAATTATGAAAACGACTTGTTTCCGGAACAGTTTTACATAGCAACTAAATTTGGATTAGGTAACCGAACGACTGGAGGTGAAAAAGCGAATCAGTTTTTTGGACAAATTCAAGCTTTACAACTTTTACCCTTGAACCCTAAAAACTACATTCATTTAAAATCGGATGTGTATTATTTACAAAGTCCGGATTATTACACCAACGAATTGTATCGCTTTGGAGGAATACAATCTATTAGAGGATTTAACGAAAACAGTTTACAAGGTAATATTTTTGGCGGTTTGTTTGCCGAATACCGATATGTGGTAGCCTCCAATTTATATTTACACACCATTACCGATTTTGGTTATTTCCAAGACAAAGCTAATACAACTTCTTCTAATTTATATGGTTTAGGATTTGGAATAGGTTTATTAAACAAAGGCGGAATATTTAATTTGGTATATGCTAATGGATCCTCAAGTGGCCAAGCCATTAAACTATCTAATTCTATTGTACAGGTAAGTTTTAAAACCACTTTTTAA
- the rpsL gene encoding 30S ribosomal protein S12, with protein MPTIQQLVRTGRAKITKKSKSAALDSCPQRRGVCTRVYTTTPKKPNSAMRKVARVRLTNGNEVNAYIPGEGHNLQEHSIVLVRGGRVKDLPGVRYHIVRGALDTAGVKDRTQRRSKYGAKRPKVAAK; from the coding sequence ATGCCAACAATTCAACAATTAGTAAGAACTGGAAGAGCCAAAATAACTAAGAAGAGCAAATCGGCTGCTTTAGATTCTTGTCCTCAAAGAAGAGGGGTTTGTACGCGTGTTTACACTACTACGCCAAAAAAACCAAACTCTGCAATGCGTAAAGTTGCAAGGGTACGTTTAACAAATGGTAATGAGGTGAATGCTTACATCCCGGGTGAAGGACACAATTTACAAGAGCACTCGATAGTATTAGTTAGAGGTGGAAGGGTAAAAGATTTACCAGGAGTTAGATACCACATCGTTCGTGGTGCGTTAGACACAGCAGGAGTTAAAGACCGTACACAAAGAAGATCTAAGTATGGTGCAAAACGTCCTAAAGTTGCTGCAAAATAA
- the rpsG gene encoding 30S ribosomal protein S7 has translation MRKRQAKKRPLLPDPKFNDQLVTRFVNNLMWDGKKSVAFKVFYDALDIVESKKQDAEKSALEIWKDALTNVMPHVEVRSRRVGGATFQIPMQIRPDRKISMAMKWMILYARKRNEKSTAGKLASEILAAAKEEGAAVKKRMDTHKMAEANKAFSHFRF, from the coding sequence ATGAGAAAAAGACAGGCCAAAAAAAGACCTCTTTTACCAGATCCAAAATTTAATGATCAATTAGTTACACGTTTCGTTAATAACTTAATGTGGGATGGTAAAAAATCAGTTGCTTTCAAAGTATTCTACGATGCATTAGATATCGTTGAGTCTAAAAAGCAAGATGCTGAGAAATCAGCTTTAGAAATTTGGAAAGATGCATTAACTAACGTTATGCCTCACGTAGAAGTACGTTCTCGCCGTGTAGGTGGAGCTACATTCCAAATTCCAATGCAAATTCGTCCAGATAGAAAAATTTCTATGGCAATGAAATGGATGATTCTTTATGCAAGAAAAAGAAATGAGAAATCTACAGCTGGTAAATTAGCTTCAGAAATTTTAGCTGCTGCTAAAGAAGAAGGTGCTGCTGTGAAGAAAAGAATGGATACTCACAAAATGGCAGAGGCTAACAAAGCATTCTCTCACTTTAGATTTTAA